From Desulfonatronum thioautotrophicum, the proteins below share one genomic window:
- a CDS encoding chemotaxis protein CheA, whose translation MSREEQMQQAKKAYYEEANELLGDLEDALLELETNPDDHELVNRVFRSMHTIKGSGAMFGFDDIALFTHELETVFDLVRNDELRITPELLDLTLKSRDLILEMLRQDGCASASCQAESERIVTALRGYLSGKDSPSSGDGQTGVQGRDASYPKDQKDTETTEGMTTVFRIRFKPDARIFLTGTNPLALLEELAELGTCKIVARTEAIPPLGQMDPVSCYTWWDMILVTSREKEAIQDVFIFVEDDCQLTIQEVETIHPEDVASVGKRLGEILVERGDVRAEDLREVLKQQRPLGELLTRAGLVTPQGVEAALSEQEVVREARSPRPEHKEAVSSIRVEAAKLDKLGDLVGELVIVQARLTQLVTQRHDPALISLAEELERLSDELRDNTLGIRMLPIGSTFNKFLRLVRDLSKELGKEIELVTQGGETELDKNVIEKLNDPLVHLLRNSIDHGVELPEARQAKGKQRKGRILLSAEHASGEVLIKIIDDGAGIDPAKVRAKALERGLVGSDAALSDEEVLQLVFLPGFSTAEQVSNISGRGVGMDVVKRGIDTLRGTIKLESQHGKGTSVLIKLPLTLAIIDGLQVEVAKEQFVIPLSAVEECVELDRFGSNFGENGAMLNLRGEAVPFIRLRNWFDQDGELPDIEQVVIVTIQEQRIGLAVDKVIGQHQTVIKSLGRVYRELEGISGATINGDGTMALILDVQALVGAAVQNAVRPEGLVGA comes from the coding sequence ATGAGTCGTGAAGAGCAGATGCAGCAGGCCAAAAAGGCCTATTATGAAGAGGCGAACGAGCTTTTAGGGGACCTGGAAGACGCCCTGCTGGAGCTGGAGACCAATCCTGATGACCATGAACTGGTGAACAGGGTATTTCGGTCCATGCACACGATCAAAGGCTCCGGGGCAATGTTTGGCTTTGACGACATCGCCCTGTTTACCCATGAGCTGGAAACCGTCTTCGACCTGGTTCGCAACGACGAGTTACGCATCACCCCGGAACTGCTGGACCTGACTCTCAAATCCCGGGATCTGATTCTGGAGATGCTCCGCCAGGACGGATGCGCCAGTGCTTCGTGTCAGGCCGAGTCCGAACGGATTGTCACCGCGCTACGCGGATACCTGAGCGGCAAGGACTCCCCATCCTCCGGCGATGGTCAAACCGGTGTCCAGGGTCGGGATGCCTCATATCCGAAAGATCAGAAAGACACGGAAACCACGGAAGGCATGACCACTGTTTTCCGTATCCGGTTCAAGCCCGACGCCAGGATTTTTCTGACCGGGACCAACCCGCTGGCATTGCTTGAAGAGTTGGCCGAGTTGGGCACCTGCAAGATTGTGGCTCGCACCGAAGCCATTCCCCCTTTGGGGCAAATGGATCCGGTAAGCTGCTACACGTGGTGGGACATGATTCTGGTGACGTCCCGAGAAAAGGAGGCCATCCAGGATGTGTTCATCTTTGTGGAGGACGATTGTCAGCTGACCATCCAGGAAGTGGAGACGATCCACCCGGAGGACGTTGCTTCAGTTGGCAAGCGTCTGGGCGAAATCCTGGTAGAGCGGGGGGATGTCCGGGCTGAGGACCTGCGGGAGGTGCTCAAGCAGCAGCGCCCGCTGGGCGAGTTGTTGACCCGGGCCGGTCTGGTCACGCCCCAGGGAGTGGAGGCCGCCCTGAGCGAGCAGGAAGTCGTCCGGGAAGCCCGTAGCCCGCGGCCGGAGCACAAGGAGGCCGTGTCCAGCATCCGGGTGGAGGCCGCCAAACTGGACAAGCTTGGGGATCTGGTGGGCGAACTGGTGATTGTCCAGGCCCGGTTGACCCAGTTGGTGACCCAACGTCACGATCCGGCCCTGATCAGCCTTGCCGAGGAGCTGGAACGGCTCAGTGATGAATTGCGGGACAACACCCTGGGTATCCGGATGCTGCCCATTGGCAGCACCTTCAACAAGTTTCTACGGTTGGTGCGGGATCTTTCCAAGGAATTGGGCAAAGAAATCGAACTGGTCACCCAGGGCGGGGAAACCGAACTGGACAAGAATGTCATTGAAAAGCTCAACGACCCGTTGGTCCACCTGTTGCGCAATTCCATCGACCATGGCGTCGAGCTTCCGGAGGCACGCCAGGCCAAGGGCAAGCAACGCAAGGGGCGGATTCTTCTCTCCGCCGAGCATGCCAGCGGAGAGGTGCTGATCAAGATCATCGACGACGGAGCAGGTATCGATCCGGCCAAAGTCCGGGCCAAGGCTTTGGAACGAGGGCTGGTCGGCTCGGATGCCGCCCTCTCGGACGAGGAGGTCTTGCAGTTGGTCTTTTTGCCGGGCTTCTCCACGGCGGAACAGGTCAGCAACATTTCCGGAAGGGGCGTGGGCATGGATGTGGTCAAGCGCGGCATCGACACCCTGCGCGGCACGATCAAGTTGGAGAGCCAGCATGGCAAGGGAACCAGCGTGTTGATCAAGCTGCCGCTGACCCTGGCGATCATTGACGGGCTACAGGTGGAGGTGGCCAAGGAACAATTCGTTATCCCCCTTTCCGCTGTGGAGGAATGTGTCGAACTGGACCGCTTCGGGTCGAATTTCGGTGAAAACGGGGCTATGCTCAACCTGCGAGGGGAGGCTGTGCCCTTCATCCGGTTGCGGAACTGGTTCGACCAGGACGGCGAGTTGCCGGACATTGAGCAGGTGGTGATCGTCACCATCCAGGAACAGCGCATCGGCTTGGCCGTGGACAAGGTCATCGGCCAGCATCAAACCGTGATCAAGAGCCTGGGGCGAGTGTATCGCGAACTGGAGGGTATTTCCGGGGCAACAATCAACGGTGACGGCACCATGGCGTTGATCCTGGATGTTCAGGCTTTGGTCGGCGCGGCGGTGCAAAACGCCGTTCGTCCCGAAGGGTTGGTCGGGGCGTGA
- a CDS encoding response regulator, whose translation MSSDEIAVKMARLERMLENAQQESAENAKVRDEFLARISHELRTPLNAIMGMTELLSGTSLDKTQTSYLAMIDQSTSQLFRLVNEVLDFSRLQMQTQIHEAVPFTLAEDILPRLHSHQQKAVEKGLHFSIHVDPDISGTLRGFPDWILNVVGSLSDNAIKFTDYGEILVQFLRGRDKDGNPCLCITVTDTGIGVPKESQEIIFNKLVTGPHSQRFGGLGMGLAVVRELVGKMGGEIIVDSDLYLGSTFAVALPLPGIEPKKAAPAETWGPFTILLVEDEPVNRFMTEQLLIKHGHQVHAVENGEQALEALAIERFDLVLMDISMPVMDGLEATRIIRSGERPGINKTIPIIALTAMVMPMDRQRCIAAGMDAFVTKPVESSKLETVMGDVFASRRA comes from the coding sequence ATGAGTAGTGACGAGATTGCGGTCAAAATGGCCAGGCTGGAGCGGATGTTGGAAAATGCCCAGCAGGAATCCGCGGAAAACGCCAAGGTTCGGGACGAATTCCTGGCCCGGATCAGCCATGAATTGCGAACCCCTCTGAATGCGATCATGGGCATGACCGAGCTGCTTTCCGGGACAAGCCTGGACAAGACCCAGACCTCCTACCTGGCCATGATCGACCAATCCACCTCGCAGTTGTTTCGACTGGTCAACGAGGTGCTGGATTTTTCCCGGCTGCAAATGCAGACCCAAATCCATGAGGCCGTGCCCTTTACGCTTGCCGAGGACATCCTGCCGCGGCTGCATTCCCACCAGCAGAAGGCCGTGGAAAAGGGATTGCATTTTTCCATTCATGTCGACCCGGACATCTCGGGTACCCTGCGGGGATTTCCCGACTGGATCTTAAACGTGGTCGGCTCCTTGTCCGACAATGCCATCAAATTTACGGATTATGGGGAAATACTGGTTCAATTTCTCCGCGGCAGGGACAAGGACGGCAATCCGTGTCTTTGCATTACGGTCACGGATACTGGAATCGGGGTGCCCAAGGAGAGCCAGGAGATCATCTTCAACAAGCTGGTCACCGGCCCGCACTCTCAGCGCTTTGGCGGGCTGGGCATGGGGCTGGCCGTGGTTCGGGAGCTTGTGGGCAAAATGGGCGGCGAAATCATCGTGGACAGCGATTTATATCTGGGCAGCACCTTTGCCGTGGCCTTGCCCCTGCCCGGAATAGAGCCCAAAAAGGCGGCCCCTGCAGAAACTTGGGGGCCGTTCACGATTCTTCTGGTCGAGGATGAGCCGGTCAACAGGTTCATGACCGAACAGCTCCTGATCAAGCATGGGCACCAGGTGCACGCCGTTGAGAACGGCGAACAAGCCCTGGAAGCGCTGGCTATCGAGCGATTTGACTTGGTCCTGATGGACATCTCCATGCCCGTGATGGATGGTCTGGAGGCCACCAGGATCATCCGTTCCGGTGAACGACCGGGGATCAATAAGACCATTCCCATCATCGCCCTGACCGCCATGGTTATGCCCATGGACCGCCAGCGCTGCATTGCCGCGGGCATGGACGCCTTTGTGACTAAACCCGTGGAAAGCAGCAAGCTGGAAACGGTGATGGGCGATGTTTTCGCCTCCCGGAGAGCCTGA